Genomic DNA from Solanum pennellii chromosome 3, SPENNV200:
TTGATGATTGCCTGTTTAGTTCATCGATTTCATTGCTCATTGCTCATTGCAATTCTGATTAAGCACATTTAACCTTAAGGAACAAAAGCATGCAATTCGACAACAAGAGTTCTCATATTCTAGTCctggaaatgaaaaaaaaaatcttgttgGAAGCGCTCTCATAAATGGACCCCACAATGTCCAAGTACGGTTAGTCAGATTCCAATGCAGGTATCAAACACCGagagtggaaaatttaaaaagaaaaaagtctATCCAATAACCAAAATAGCAATCCAGGGTCTGCatgaaccaaaaaaataaaaatgatcacAAATAAAAAGAACTAAACAGAGTTTgttaataatattctttaagtattacaataaaaaatagtttttctttctcatatatatttttttaattcccATCCAATGTCCGGTATCCAGAATGACTAATCCAATTTCGTGGCGCATAGGTTACATAACATTAAAGAATAGCTGAAAAAACACAATCTTGATAGCAAAAATTAAAGAGCATTTTTTTTTGGCTCTCATTCTGTTCCGTTTACCTACATTGTCCCCGAATTAATCTGAATTCGTGCCACATAGGACCCATACCATTAAAGAatagattgaaaaaaaagaaggaaaaaacataatcttgattgaaaaattaaagaacattttttttGGTATCTGACGACTAATCTGAATTCGCTCTcataacattaaagaaaaaacacaaTCTTGATTTTAAGAAGTTGGAATTGGAGAAAAATTTACCTAACCAATACAAGAAACAGAGATAAGGGTGGGTGGTGAAGAGATGAAACTGGAAATCTtgagaattttttaatttataatttttgtaaattgtatGAAAATGTAGGGAAAAAAATGAAAcgtgagtatatatatatagagaaaatgtttatatagaaaaaagaaaaaaaattcaacttttgtATTGATCCACACATTTGGACTTTTGTTGGAATTTCAGGTGCCAAAATTATCTTTCAGTTATTACCAGATATTCATGTTTATTAGGACCCGAACATGGTGGCCAACCTAAAATTTTATTACCGTATAATTTAGATTCACATCGCGTAAGAACcgtttttttttagaaaaataatgtcACCACATAAGTATTGtcgaattaataaaatttacctTAGTCACAAGTTATACCAGGCAATGgtataaatttaacataatacataaacatgtactttaatttataatacaaatCAATCGCCATGTAGGATGGTACCTCACGTGAATCGTCATGTAAATACATGTATTTATATGTTCagctttatataaatttaagtgtctatttgtatATCAATTAACACCAAATTAAATGACACATTTATGTACTATGTCTTTTATCATGTCCTACCCACCCTCCAACATGCTTCATCTTCACCTCCAACCTCCGTAGAAACGTCTCTGCGGatccaaaattttcattaagagagtttgaaaaaaaagagagtagtGGATTGAACTTTGAacccctaaaccattaacccaaCATCTAATCTTATATTCAGGAGGTTCAAGatcaatatataaacataaaaattcataaaaaaaacctTAAATATACAACGTAATTCGAATGAACCCCCTCGGCATACTCTAGATCCGCCCTTGGCCACAACTCCACCTCCCATAATATTATTCtggattatatataaatatttttcatgaaaaatattttccttcgtacTGAACCACTCAACATTATACATTGCTAAGAAAGTATACAGAAGCAAAGGATAAATGTAGTGCCAACTGATCAAAAAATCCATCAATTTCTATGTAAAAGAACAGTTCATAAATGGTATCAACATTCTAAAGATTCATATGCCTAAGAATATACACAGAAACAAGAACTCCAATTAGAGCCAACTGatgaaaaaatcatcaatttatatGGAAAAACCAGCTCATAAATGGTACCAACATTCTAAAGATTCATGCCTAAATATATACAGAATCAAGCTAGCTAGTGTCAATTGTTTATTAATGTTTCACCTAACACATCGATCCCATCATTCGAAACATCAGGAGCCCTGGTTGGTGTATAGCTTTACTTATCTGGGCCAAACTTGTCCATATATGTCTCTCTTGGTATACCGACGATCCCAGGACCAAGGAATATCTGCATTCAACGATAAAATGCAGTGAGCATGATGTTATTCAGAGAGCAGTTAACAGTCAAACCTCTTAATAACAACATCGTTTGAAGCTGTAACGAAATGTTGTTATACagaacatataatataattggTTTGAAAGAAAACACCACTGTTGTAATGAGATTTTGTTATAGAGTTAAGACCTTCAAGGGAATATGGTTTTGGAGGAAGCTCATAAGGCACTGGTAACTTGATTACTTCAGAAGAATCATCATTTCCCTTTCCCTGCCAAGCTAGAGTTACCAgctttatttttttcccttcGTGTATGCTAGTTTCGTCCTGTAAATCCAAAGAATTAAAAACCAGATGATATATATCAAGttaaaaagcataaacataacaaaaaaaaacctagatGATATTTGTACCTCTGATGGAAAACCATTATTTGTACAAGAAAATCCACAGCCACGTTTAACAGAAGACGGCAAAAATAGCACCCCTAGCTGCCAAGGACAGAAATAAGTTACAATCACAATGTCATTTTAGAAGTTCAAGTCGAGATGAAATCTAAAGGAGAAACAAGATATCAATGTTaatcctcttcttcttttttacaaCAATGGTGTCTAGACCAGCTTGCGCGCACCTCCACTTATTCTACTGGATACATGTCACCTCCCACCAACAATAGGTACCAAGTAATTTTGTCCACCGAGGCGAGGATAAGACAGATGGAAAGAAATCACTTCAGTGTTTTTGTCTCTTCTAAGAAGATATCAATGTTAATCTAGGAAAACTAATGCAGGTAAAAGATTGATTCAGCTCTTGGGAAATGGTTAAAGGTGGGTTATTCTACGTGTCTGCATACGTGGCAGTGGTCTATAGCAGGAGTGATTAAAATAGACATGCGGAGGGCTGTTTCCTGTTagttaaaaaggggaaaaactTGTCTCAAATCATAATAGCAAGCGTCTTTTTGTTGGCGAAGTGTAACTGGCAAGTGTATTTCTGTTGGTGAAGTGTAACGTGAGGCGGAAGTAGGAATAGTTGATAGTTTAGGTGCAAATTTGGATCTTTTCACCATGCTTCTTAGTCTCTATGTCAGTTTGGTTCTTGGATGCTTCTAGTCTCCAGAGAGGTACAAAAATACCTCGTAGGAACGAATCATCAACTGAGAATTATTTTTCTGAAGTGCGCCCCAGGCAGCTTTGCTGAGGTTTGATGACGTAAGCAAGAACCACCTGTTTTACCAGAGAAATAGAacaaatattaacaaaaacaatCATCCAACGTTAGTGGGAAATCAAAtcttaagaaaaacaaagaacaGAGTCTTGGAAGTCTTACGCTAACGATTGACCGTTGTAACGTAGAAACGTCTTAATATGAGGCATTGCACGGCTGAAGATTTGAAGAACAAAAGGTAAGTGTCCTTTCTCaagaaaatcaatgaaaataggagctaaaaaagaaggaaaatctGATTTGCAACTAGTTTCATCAGCAGTAAAAATTGATCAGTGTATATCAGCAAAGCTCATGCAAATTTCAGACGGAAATTTCTGTCATCAAGTcagaaatgaagaaaattctTTCTTTGGTCTCAGGAGTTATCGAAGGCAGAAAGGATCTTTAAGCGCACAGCGCGAATATAGCATGAGCTCTGATGAAGAAAGgaggaaaaaaaacaaatatgtaTGTGTAATCCGAGACAAATCATTGTAAGCATGAATAACAAAAAAAGGAcagagaaattgaaaaaagaaaacacaataaAGTGAAATATTAATCGTTCATATGCTCTTCGGCAAGGAAAAGTATGTCTTAGAGCCTTGACCACAACACTGAAGCACGTCTTAGAGCCTTGACCACAACACTGAAGCACCCGCTAAGCGACGCAAAGCGCTCAACATATTTTGAGCCGCGCTTCATTAGTTTAGCATGCCTTTGACAAAATTGTCTGTTCCAATGGGTCAGAATTGAACAATTTTTATGCAGACACATTAGAGCTTCACTAGAACTACatattgaatatatttcttttaatgcaCTTTGTAGTGGGAATAGATAAAAAcagatcttttgaaaattttatgcatGCAAGTATGCAAGTACATCTGTATTTTCACAAGAAGCAGTGATCGTACATCAGCTTCATAATGAGCCTCCTTTGTACATTGTTATGCCACTCAGAACATGGAATAGTTACCACATCATTGTACAAGATATATTTTATGAGTTTATAAAAGTCACTTAGCAATTTGTTCAGCAACACATACAGCCGAACAAGGATTTGAGTCCCTACTCTTAGAAATATTCTCGTCTAGAAGTTCTGtaaccttcttcttcttttttctcaatttttttttctttttttgagaaaatattttaaaagaagttGCTTGTTATTGTATGTCCCCATCTTGCACCCCCATGTTACGTTGTCCACGTTCCAGTTGGCAGGCCTGGGGGAGTGGGGGGGTGGGGGGGTGGNNNNNNNNNNNNNNNNNNNNNNNNNNNNNNNNNNNNNNNNNNNNNNNNNNNNNNNNNNNNNNNNNNNNNNNNNNNNNNNNNNNNNNNNNNNNNNNNNNNNNNNNNNNNNNNNNNNNNNNNNNNNNNNNNNNNNNNNNNNNNNNNNNNNNNNNNNNNNNNNNNNNNNNNNNNNNNNNNNNNNNNNNNNNNNNNNNNNNNNNNNNNNNNNNNNNNNNNNNNNNNNNNNNNNNNNNNNNNNNNNNNNNNNNNNNNNNNNNNNNNNNNNNNNNNNNNNNNNNNNNNNNNNNNNNNNNNNNNNNNNNNNNNNNNNNNNNNNNNNNNNNNNNNNNNNNNNNNNNNNNNNNNNNNNNNNNNNNNNNNNNNNNNNNNNNNNNNNNNNNNNNNNNNNNNNNNNNNNNNNNNNNNNNNNNNNNNNNNNNNNNNNNNNNNNNNNNNNNNNNNNNNNNNNNNNNNNNNNNNNNNNNNNNNNNNNNNNNNNNNNNNNNNNNNNNNNNNNNNNNNNNNNNNNNNNNNNNNGTGGGGGGGTGGGGGGGTGGGGGGTTAGAGTAGCAAATTGCCATATTAGTGAACGGATGGCTTGCTTTGCTCCTTATATGGTCTTGGGCAATCAATTTCTTCACATTTGGCAAGCCCAAACCTTAGGAAGgtcattaaaaagaaaaagaagagaactcATGTGATAATTCAAGCGACAACTAGTTAACATGACTATGCCTGATTTCTATGATTCTGAATTTCTGATACATAAGTGATTACTTCAGTAATAGTCCACAGTGCTCCAATTGGAAAACTCTAGAGGTAAAGGCCTTAAGTGGTGCATCATTCATAGATTTAGGAATTTGAGAGAGAAATGCACAAGGTTTCAAAGGATTCGAGAATATTGCAACGAAACTAATATTTCTgaaattaaaaactttataagGCTACTATACCAACGACCAGTGTGGCTAGCTTTCCATTTAGCCCAATATTTCTTCAGAAATTCTTTCTCCACGTTCTTTGATGGGCTGGGAATGGCACTTCCAGCTGCATATCCCTAGAAAATGAAGCAAGATGCACTAAAATTCATTCAGTAAATCAAAAGAGTCGTCAGATTTCACTTATGAAGATTAGCAAGCATCTATAATAGCAAGCGAATGAGACCACTATAAATTTCAATGTAACTCGTGAGGATTTTCAATCACATCTATTACAAATGTCAACtgaataaaaatgatttattaaaGTACGGTCTTAAGTCAATGACACCAATAGGCTGCGGATTATCCTTATGTTTGACATCCATAGTCAGGTTAGTGATGCCACTAATAGTCTAAAGAGGACTTGTTCAATATTACCTCCAAAGAACATCTAACATCTTCTACATTGGGCCATACTATCATTGGCTCCCCAATGCCCAGAGGTTTTTTATCGTCTGTAACTCCAGCCGACATTGAAGAAGCAAACTCCGTCATCCATTTCTCATCCAAAGAACCTAGGGAGGAAAACTGCAAGAGGCAATTGAAGGCACAGATGTCAATGATATTTGATAATGCAGGTGTAATACAGAAACATCTGGCGAAAGAAACCTTGGAGCTGAATGAAACTCAAAAAGATACCGATACCTGGTATATAAGAGGAGACTTCTGAAATTCTTTGCTAAAAGTACATTCCTGAAGAACAGTACGTAACTTCATATGTCCCCACTTCCTCAAACTAGAACCTGAATGATATCCAGGCACAGATGCAATTAGCCTGACCTGGAATTGGAGAAACGACAACTTCAAGGTCATGTTACCACACTACACCTTAAATGGTATCACAGACAGTTCAGCCCACATAGTTCTCTAAAATTCCAAGCAACAATTTATACTTCTTATCACCTCCGCCTCAACATGGATACAAGAATCTTAACCGCAGAATCAGCCACCATGATAAATAGTGAAAGACGGCATAATACCTAGCTATGTTGCTCAGACACTCCAAAAATGGTGTTGCACTCGTGTCGGATCCTCTAAAAATGTACTACTTTGGAAGATCCGACACGCACCCGGGGGTATTTTTGAAAAGCAAACATGTGCAAGCAAAAATTTTCACCAAACAAAGACGCGCTATTTTCAAAATGTGACATTGAAATGCCATGTTTGCTAGCTCtactttactttttatttcatccttcctttttctcctttttagtGGCGAGGGCTTCCTATGAGCTGTAACTGAAAAGAGCGCGGACAGTAAAGAAATGAATATTTATGTCCTGGGAGTCTGTAAAACCTCAGGCACCACATTGTCTGAATACTGAATTATCACGTAAATTGTGGACAAAAAGGAGATACAGTTTCAGCTAGGGTGACAAAAGATAATTACagtaaaagaaatgaaattacagtaaaagaaatgagaaaatacCGATGCGCTACTGTAATCAAATTTCTTGAAGAATGAGGAGTTGATCTTGCAGCTTCCGAAGGCTGGTATATTAACAGTAAATTCTGGCCACTGCAAAAAGATTTAACAGAATCAAACATgttaaaggaaaaaggaaatacTCCAACAGTGGAGGGTGATTAATAAAAAGGGAGAAAGGCTAAACGCCATCAGATGCAGACACCAAGGAAGTGAGAAGCTCCTCGGTCCTGATTTACTGCATAACAAGGCAAAGTTTCCTCTAAAATAGCATGTTGTGCAGCATCTACAGATACATATAGTCATAGCTCTCCACATAGAGTGGAACAATGTCAATATTCTATATTGCAAAAACAAATCATTGTACTAATTCCTTGTTTAAGTTCCGGGGTAAGCTAATTCGCACTTCAATTTGTAGGTTCCTTGGAATAAGCTTTATAAAGGGGTGCAATTCTTGATGGAGGAAACCTAGTTATTGCAATTTGCACAAAAAGTAGTGCATATAAAGATAAAACCTTGTCAAAAAGAGAGTTAATTCTCACAAATTCCTCTCTGTAAGCCTATAGTTTTGGTGAGCATGAAGATTGGCAAACAAATGAAAAGTCAATAATATGTCTTCATTCTTCAATGTTAGTTTGCTGCCTGAAGATGCTTCATATCCACAATAGTGAAAGCAGGTTTGTTTCATTTTCATACCTTCCTCTTTTATGTCTCTATTTTCATGAGTATGAAGATTGGCAACTAATGAAAAGCCAATGATGTTTCTTCAATGTAAGTCTGCCAGTCAAGAAGGAAGCCTACAAATCAAGTGCAGAAACATAATGGTTCACGAGGCAGATGTGAAAGTATGGATTGAGACAAAAGTCGTCTCTAAGAGAGGAAGTTTCAAGTATCTTAGGTCAATAATTCAAGGAAATGGAGAGATTGACGATGATGTTACACATCGAATTGGAGTGGGATGGATGATATGGAGGTTTGCATCCAGTGTCTTGTGTAAAAAGAATGTGCCACCAAGACTTAAAAGGTAAGTCTTAAGAGGTTGTTAGACCTGCTATGTTGTATGGGGCAGAGTATTGGCCAGTCAAGAACTCGCACTTCTAGAAGATGAAAGTAGCATTAAGAAGGATGATTAGATGGATGTGTGGGCATACTAGGAGTGACAAGATTAAGAGCGAAGATATTCGAGACAAGGTGGTAGTGGCCAACATTGTGGGCAAGATGAGGGGGACAAGACTGAGATGGTTCGGACATATTAGATGTCCTAAGGTAGTGAAGAAGCGTGAGAGGTTGGCTATGACAGGTATGAGGAGAGGTATAGGTAGCCCGAATAAGTATTGGGGAGAGATAATTAGACTGGACATGGCACATGTGCAACTCATCAACGAAATGACCCTAGATAGGAGATATGTGAGGATTAAGGTAGAAGACTGGTAGGTAGTCAAGAGTTGCTTAGTTTCCTTATCAAGATCATTAGTATTACTCTCATACTATCTTGGTCTTTGAATTTACTATTACTTACTGCTTCCTAGACgttggaaacaacctctctacctctgTGAGGTAggaggtaggggtaaggtctgcgtacattCTACCCTCCACAGACCTCACTAGTGGGATTTCAccgggtatgttgttgttgtgttgttgttCCTAGTCCCATTTTGTGGTATTATTTGTTGTGACTATTGttcttttctcctttattttcatCATGGCTTCATCAtcactatattttattttcatattgtttttgtAATGCTTTACTTAAATCGAGAGTCCAATGGAAACAACAATTCTACCTTCAACAAGATAGGGGTAAGATACATACCACCCTCCACAGacctcacttgtgggattacactaggTATGTGATTGTTGTATCAAGTGTGAGGAAGACGACTAAAATATTTTAGGAGTATtcagataaataaatttttaaaacattcaaAGTTCTTTTGATGCGATGTAAAGTTGTTTTTGATTTAGGGTTTGAATTCATTTATACCTTTAACGCGCTTAGATAATCAACCAAATCATTTTCAAATCCACCATCCTTGCCCAAATTGTTTTGATTCTTCCAGGGAAAATCTTGCATCCACAATCCCTGGCTTTTGTTATTCCAATCAATAGAGATCAAGTTTGCAGTATGTATAATAACTCTAACTCCTGTTGGATAGACAAGAAGCATGGCTTTTGAATGGTGTGTTCCATATGCAATCGGTAAAGAAGGTTTGTGCAGAATCCAATTCGCAAGCTTGCTACTCTGTAAAGGAAGAAgacaatgaagaagaaatttaatccAAGAGAAGCTTCAATAACATCAGATTCTCATAACTTACAAAATGTTAACCTTCATGTACTCCATGGTACCATCACCTTCTCCATGAATGACGAGAACATTAGGAATCCGTTTTAGAGTTGGACATGCTGCATAGAAAGGACCATGAAATAAGTCTTCAGACAGAAAAAAAGATTAACTTAGTTCATAAAAGCAAATAAACTTGTACATAGTATCCAACAAACAATGGCAACCACAAATAAGTTGGGAAACCGCCTCATTGGACAATCCAAGACGTCgaagaacaaaaataataggAGAAACAAACAatgttaacaaaataaaaaacaaaagataaGGCAAAATAACAGAACTCACCAGAAAGTAGCCAATCCATATCCACCATGTAATTCGAGAGGATAGCTACAAGCACATTACCCTATGATAAATAGGAGCCAATGTCAAGCAACCAACACAAACGTAGACATTATACAACAATTACAAGTATGTATATAGAAGGATTTATCAATTATCATATGGAAAATGGACCTTGGATTTAAATCAACTACAAAAGATAGAGTGTGAGGTGAAAAATTCTCAAAAGACAACAATATGAAGAGATATCAGTACATTCCCCCAACCAATGTGAGACTATCTAAGAGCGTGAATAATATTACATGAGAAGCAAGATTGGGTGAACCAAGAATAGGGATGGTCTGACCCTAACCATGTAAGGAAAATGACCTTGGatctaactcaaccccaaaaggtATGATGAGGATTGCCTAATGGCTAATACTCCctcatttcaatttgtttgccTTACTTTCCTATTTAGtccgtttcaaaaaaaatgtctcttttcttttttggcaacTCTTTAATTCTAACTTTCCACGTGGCGTGCTTAAAACCACGAGATTGAAGGGAAATTTGGTACATTCTACctatctttagtttaagaccataaaattcaaaaagtcCTATTCACTTTGTTAAATTCTGTGCAAAAGTCAAAACCaacacaaataaattgaaacggagAGAGTATCATGTAAGGAGACAACCACCTACTTCCTCAACCATTGTGGGACATTTTACCAAGTAAGAACTATCTATAGGACACATTGGAACACAGTGAGCATTTGGAACCTGTTAAACGACTTAGCTCTAAAGTCTTTGCTGCCATATAGCTCCTATAGACTTAATATTGTAGAAGAATATTGGATGAATATCTACAAGAGTCcttcatcaaaaataaatatatgcaaGAATCTAAAGCTCAGAAAAGAAAGGATAGGATCACAAGTTCACTAGGGATGCATCAGTTCAGGGAAATCAGAAGCAAACTTGACGTCACATCTTCTTTTGCCTCTTCACTAATTCATGAACAGTAATGCATCTATCTAGGAGGACCAACATCTTATCCAAACAGTACCAATTCCAAAACAGACAGAATGCATAACTCTACCTGAATAACATCACTAATAGAAACAGCTTCTGAATTTGCCCATGCTGGCAGCTCACGCACTCTCATCAATCTGAACGTGAGGGGCAACTTGTGTTTGGGAACCCTAAACTGACGTATGGCCTCTGCAGAACTATTTGTTTCTTGGCCATTGTTGTGCAACATAATCTGTAAGCCAAAGATTTAACAAGCAATAAAAGTTGAAGCTTTTTCC
This window encodes:
- the LOC107012431 gene encoding tyrosyl-DNA phosphodiesterase 1 — translated: MLALFCKLHKGNLAKFKTPFHYTISMSISSQVGFLVPLSDNLEEDGKSSIPKIPLSEGPNCVGRDCIPVTDKRLSRKHLTITATCTGSADVVVEGTNPVVIRSKGERKKLLSRERWKLGSGDIIELIPGHYLFKYVSAARKDETSPGNKQKRPFSEESITDKGQMHGKKKAREVCEEASEMIMLHNNGQETNSSAEAIRQFRVPKHKLPLTFRLMRVRELPAWANSEAVSISDVIQGNVLVAILSNYMVDMDWLLSACPTLKRIPNVLVIHGEGDGTMEYMKSSKLANWILHKPSLPIAYGTHHSKAMLLVYPTGVRVIIHTANLISIDWNNKSQGLWMQDFPWKNQNNLGKDGGFENDLVDYLSALKWPEFTVNIPAFGSCKINSSFFKKFDYSSASVRLIASVPGYHSGSSLRKWGHMKLRTVLQECTFSKEFQKSPLIYQFSSLGSLDEKWMTEFASSMSAGVTDDKKPLGIGEPMIVWPNVEDVRCSLEGYAAGSAIPSPSKNVEKEFLKKYWAKWKASHTGRCRAMPHIKTFLRYNGQSLAWFLLTSSNLSKAAWGALQKNNSQLMIRSYELGVLFLPSSVKRGCGFSCTNNGFPSEDETSIHEGKKIKLVTLAWQGKGNDDSSEVIKLPVPYELPPKPYSLEDIPWSWDRRYTKRDIYGQVWPR